CTGCACCGCACATGGCCCCCGATCGCGGAGTTCACCCGCCGGCTCTCGGCGGAGCTCGGACACCCGTGCCAGGTGAACGCGTACATCACGCCCGCCTCCTCGCGGGGCTTCGACCCGCACTACGACGTGCACGACGTGTTCGTGCTGCAGATCGCGGGTGAGAAGCACTGGCGCATCCACGAGCCCGTCCACCCCGACCCGCTGCGCGATCAGCCGTGGAGCGATCATCGGGAGGCCGTCGCGGCGCGTGCGACGGAGGCGCCCGCCATCGACGCGGTGTTCCGGCCCGGCGACGCGCTCTACCTGCCGCGCGGCTGGATCCACTCGGCGGAGGCGCTGGGCGGCGTCTCCGTGCACCTCACGATCGGCGTCGCCGCCTATACGCGGCACGAGGTGGTGCAGGAGGCCATCGCACACGCCGCCGACGCGGTCGCGCTGCGCGCCTCCCTCCCCCTCGGCTTCGACCCGGACGATGTGGAGGCGCTGCGCCCGATCGTCGACGACACCCTCGACGCCCTCCGCGCCGCCCTCGACGACCCGTCGCTGCGGCCGGCGCTCGCCACGGCGGTGAGCGAGCGCCTGTCTGCGCGGCGCCGCAGCGACTCCCCGCCGGCGCCGGTACGACCACTCGCGACGGTGGAGGCCGCCGGCGCGCTGTCGACGGACACCGCGGTCGTGGTGCGGCCCGGCCTGCGGCCCCGCGTCACGACCGAGGTCGAGACGGTCACCGTGCGGCTGCCGCGGAAGGCGATCGCGCTCCCGATCGCGGCACGTGCGGCGGTCTCGCGGCTGGTGGACGGCACCGCCGTCCGCGTGGGCGACCTGCCGGAGCTCGACGAGGCCTCGGCGGTCGTGGTCGCGCGGCGGCTGCTGCGCGAGGGCGTCGTCGTGCTCGCCTCCACGTGAGCGGAACGGAGGCGACGGGCGCGGACGCACCCGCGGCCGGCGCACCCGCGGCCGGCGCAGGCGCGCGCGCTGCCGGCGAAGCGGCGCGTTCCTCCGGGGCTCCGCCTCCACCCGGCACACCCGGCTGGCTGCCGTGCAGCGACCGCGCCCGCGACCGTGGTGACCCGCTGCCCGGCACCGCCGGCCGCGGCGACCGCTGGCTGCTGGTCGAGATCGAGAGCGGTTGGGGAACGCACGCGTTCGTGGGGTCGGCGCTCGACCCGGCCCTCGGCGCCCGGATCGTCGGGCGGGCGGAGGCCGCGGGCATCCGTCCGCTGGCGATCCGCCGCACCGGGCTGCGCGCGGACGAGCGCCGGGCGCAGTCGTCGTGGCGCTGGGCGCTGGTGGACGCGCGGCCGGGCCGGGAGGGGATCCGCTGGGGGCGGGTGGACGACCCCGCCGACCTCCTCGACCTGCCGCTCGACGGCAGCGCGGGCGAGCCGAGCGACGAGCCGGTGTACTGCGTGTGCACGCACGCCCGGCACGACCAGTGCTGCGCGGTCCGCGGACGCCCGGTCGTGGAGGCGCTGGCCCGGATGCACCCCGATCACACGTGGGAGTGCTCCCACCTCGGCGGCGACCGGTTCGCGGCGACCATGGTGCTGTTCCCGCACGGCCTGCTCTACGGGCGCGTGCCCGCGGAGGAGGTCGGCGCGGTGGTGGAGCGGCAGGCCCGCGGCCTCGTCGAGCCACGCTACCTGCGCGGCCGCACCGCACTCAGCACGGTCGCGCAG
The sequence above is a segment of the Leifsonia williamsii genome. Coding sequences within it:
- a CDS encoding sucrase ferredoxin, with the protein product MSGTEATGADAPAAGAPAAGAGARAAGEAARSSGAPPPPGTPGWLPCSDRARDRGDPLPGTAGRGDRWLLVEIESGWGTHAFVGSALDPALGARIVGRAEAAGIRPLAIRRTGLRADERRAQSSWRWALVDARPGREGIRWGRVDDPADLLDLPLDGSAGEPSDEPVYCVCTHARHDQCCAVRGRPVVEALARMHPDHTWECSHLGGDRFAATMVLFPHGLLYGRVPAEEVGAVVERQARGLVEPRYLRGRTALSTVAQAAEAFARDRSGDDRIDAYTVVAERPHPHGWTVELAHDGGHIVVVEVGERMSEPLLSTCAASVAHPVREFVPVSVQPVG
- a CDS encoding cupin domain-containing protein, with protein sequence MATDGRGPGDRPALSRCTTLDRDSFARDHWAQRPLFTRAAELGQDFSDLFSSDDVDELVSSRALRTPFVRMAKEGEVLPPARFTAPGGFGAEVGDQLSSEKVLAEFSDGATLVLQGLHRTWPPIAEFTRRLSAELGHPCQVNAYITPASSRGFDPHYDVHDVFVLQIAGEKHWRIHEPVHPDPLRDQPWSDHREAVAARATEAPAIDAVFRPGDALYLPRGWIHSAEALGGVSVHLTIGVAAYTRHEVVQEAIAHAADAVALRASLPLGFDPDDVEALRPIVDDTLDALRAALDDPSLRPALATAVSERLSARRRSDSPPAPVRPLATVEAAGALSTDTAVVVRPGLRPRVTTEVETVTVRLPRKAIALPIAARAAVSRLVDGTAVRVGDLPELDEASAVVVARRLLREGVVVLAST